One part of the Streptomyces lienomycini genome encodes these proteins:
- the serA gene encoding phosphoglycerate dehydrogenase has product MSSKPVVLIAEELSPATVDALGPDFEIRQCNGADRAELLPAIADVDAILVRSATKVDAEAVAAAKKLKVVARAGVGLDNVDVAAATKAGVMVVNAPTSNIVTAAELACGLIVATARNIPQANAALKNGEWKRSKYTGVELAEKTLGVVGLGRIGALVAQRMSAFGMKVVAYDPYVQPARAAQMGVKVLSLDELLEVSDFITVHLPKTPETLGLIGDEALRKVKPSVRIVNAARGGIVDEEALYSALKEGRVAGAGLDVYAKEPCTDSPLFEFDQVVATPHLGASTDEAQEKAGIAVAKSVRLALAGELVPDAVNVQGGVIAEDVKPGLPLAERLGRIFTALAGEVAVRLDVEVYGEITQHDVKVLELSALKGVFEDVVDETVSYVNAPLFAQERGVEVRLTTSSESPEHRNVVIVRGTLADGEEVSVSGTLAGPKHLQKIVAVGEYDVDLALADHMVVLRYEDRPGVVGTVGRVIGEAGINIAGMQVARATVGGEALAVLTVDDTVPAGVLAEVSAEIGATSARSVNLV; this is encoded by the coding sequence GTGAGCTCGAAACCTGTCGTACTCATCGCTGAAGAGCTGTCGCCCGCGACCGTGGACGCGCTCGGCCCCGACTTCGAGATCCGCCAGTGCAACGGCGCGGACCGGGCCGAACTGCTCCCCGCCATCGCCGACGTGGACGCGATCCTGGTGCGCTCCGCCACCAAGGTCGACGCCGAGGCCGTCGCCGCCGCCAAGAAGCTGAAGGTCGTCGCCCGCGCCGGTGTCGGCCTGGACAACGTCGACGTCGCCGCCGCCACCAAGGCCGGCGTGATGGTGGTCAACGCCCCGACCTCCAACATCGTCACCGCCGCCGAGCTGGCCTGCGGCCTCATCGTCGCCACCGCCCGCAACATCCCGCAGGCCAACGCCGCGCTGAAGAACGGCGAGTGGAAGCGCAGCAAGTACACCGGTGTGGAGCTGGCCGAGAAGACCCTCGGCGTCGTCGGCCTCGGCCGCATCGGCGCCCTGGTCGCGCAGCGCATGTCGGCCTTCGGCATGAAGGTCGTCGCCTACGACCCCTACGTGCAGCCCGCGCGGGCCGCGCAGATGGGCGTCAAGGTGCTGTCGCTGGACGAGTTGCTCGAGGTCTCCGACTTCATCACCGTCCACCTGCCCAAGACCCCCGAGACCCTCGGCCTGATCGGCGACGAGGCGCTGCGCAAGGTCAAGCCGAGCGTCCGCATCGTCAACGCCGCGCGCGGCGGCATCGTCGACGAGGAGGCGCTGTACTCGGCGCTCAAGGAGGGCCGCGTCGCCGGCGCCGGCCTCGACGTGTACGCCAAGGAGCCGTGCACGGACTCGCCGCTGTTCGAGTTCGACCAGGTCGTCGCCACCCCGCACCTCGGTGCCTCCACCGACGAGGCCCAGGAGAAGGCGGGCATCGCCGTCGCCAAGTCGGTGCGCCTCGCCCTCGCCGGTGAGCTGGTCCCCGACGCGGTCAACGTCCAGGGCGGTGTCATCGCCGAGGACGTCAAGCCGGGCCTGCCGCTCGCCGAGCGCCTCGGCCGCATCTTCACCGCGCTCGCCGGTGAGGTCGCCGTCCGCCTCGACGTCGAGGTCTACGGCGAGATCACCCAGCACGACGTGAAGGTGCTGGAACTCTCCGCTCTCAAGGGCGTCTTCGAGGACGTCGTCGACGAGACGGTGTCGTACGTCAACGCCCCGCTGTTCGCCCAGGAGCGCGGCGTCGAGGTGCGGCTGACCACCAGCTCCGAGTCGCCGGAGCACCGCAACGTCGTCATCGTGCGCGGCACCCTCGCGGACGGCGAGGAGGTGTCGGTCTCCGGCACGCTGGCCGGCCCGAAGCACCTCCAGAAGATCGTCGCCGTCGGCGAGTACGACGTGGACCTCGCCCTCGCCGACCACATGGTCGTCCTCCGCTACGAGGACCGTCCCGGTGTCGTCGGCACCGTCGGCCGTGTCATCGGCGAGGCCGGCATCAACATCGCCGGCATGCAGGTCGCGCGTGCGACGGTGGGCGGCGAGGCGCTGGCCGTGCTGACCGTCGACGACACGGTGCCCGCCGGAGTGCTGGCGGAGGTCTCGGCGGAGATCGGGGCCACGTCCGCCCGGTCCGTCAACCTCGTCTGA
- a CDS encoding MFS transporter, with protein MTTNPSRAGRREWTALVVLMLPLLLVSMDVSVLYFAIPEISADLEPSGTQQLWIFDIYGFVLAGLLMTMGSLGDRIGRRRLLLFGAAAFGAASLLAAYAHTAETLIAARAVLGVGGATLMPSTMALVRTMFTDPAQRAKAIGLWSGVMTAGIALGSVMSGVLVEHFWWGSVFLVNLPAMALLLVLGPVLLPESKNPSPGRFDLLSVPLSMAAVLPVVYGLKELPSEGWNVRYAVSITVGLLFAALFVHRQRTSASPMISPALFRGHGFTPALVLNSLSAFGMMGSAYFTTQYLQSVLGKSALQAALWSLLPSVLIGAAAPVAALLVQRGVERAYLVTAGFVVGAGGYGLLALAGTDSLWLVLAASGVLAAGIVVVMSQLTDLAIGSAPVEKAGSASSLLETGTEFGGALGMAALGSIGTALYRHGIPSGAPAPARETLGGALAVAADVPGRAGDALAAAAREAFTDGMRGAAIGAALLLLAAAGLAARGLRHIRVRPEAETADAGATDRLSPLGGAPSGGV; from the coding sequence ATGACAACGAACCCGTCCCGGGCCGGCCGACGCGAGTGGACCGCGCTCGTCGTGCTGATGCTCCCGCTGCTGCTGGTCTCGATGGACGTCTCCGTCCTCTACTTCGCCATCCCGGAGATCAGCGCGGACCTGGAGCCGAGCGGCACCCAGCAGCTGTGGATCTTCGACATCTACGGCTTCGTCCTGGCCGGCCTGCTGATGACGATGGGGTCGCTGGGCGACCGCATCGGCCGCCGCAGGCTGCTCCTGTTCGGCGCGGCGGCCTTCGGCGCCGCCTCCCTGCTCGCGGCCTACGCGCACACCGCCGAGACGCTCATCGCGGCCCGCGCGGTCCTCGGTGTCGGCGGCGCGACACTGATGCCGTCCACGATGGCGCTGGTCCGCACGATGTTCACCGACCCCGCCCAGCGGGCGAAGGCGATCGGCCTGTGGTCCGGGGTGATGACGGCCGGGATCGCGCTCGGTTCGGTGATGAGCGGCGTCCTCGTCGAACACTTCTGGTGGGGCTCGGTCTTCCTGGTCAACCTGCCCGCGATGGCCCTGCTGCTGGTCCTCGGCCCGGTGCTGCTCCCCGAGTCGAAGAACCCCTCCCCCGGCCGCTTCGACCTGCTGAGCGTCCCACTGTCGATGGCGGCGGTGCTGCCCGTGGTCTACGGACTCAAGGAACTGCCCTCCGAGGGCTGGAACGTCCGCTACGCCGTCTCGATCACCGTCGGTCTGCTGTTCGCGGCCCTGTTCGTGCACCGGCAGCGGACGTCGGCCTCGCCGATGATCTCGCCCGCCCTCTTCCGCGGGCACGGTTTCACCCCGGCGCTCGTCCTCAACAGCCTGTCGGCCTTCGGGATGATGGGCTCGGCGTACTTCACCACCCAGTACCTGCAGTCGGTCCTGGGCAAGAGCGCGCTTCAGGCCGCGCTGTGGAGCCTGCTGCCGTCGGTGCTCATCGGCGCCGCCGCACCGGTGGCCGCCCTGCTGGTCCAGCGGGGCGTCGAGCGCGCGTACCTCGTGACCGCGGGCTTCGTCGTCGGGGCGGGAGGCTACGGGCTGCTGGCCCTGGCCGGTACGGACTCGCTGTGGCTGGTGCTGGCCGCGTCCGGTGTACTCGCGGCCGGCATCGTCGTCGTGATGTCCCAGCTCACCGACCTGGCCATCGGCTCGGCCCCGGTGGAGAAGGCGGGCTCGGCCTCCTCACTGCTGGAGACCGGTACCGAGTTCGGCGGCGCCCTGGGCATGGCCGCGCTCGGCTCCATCGGCACGGCCCTCTACCGCCACGGCATCCCCTCCGGCGCACCCGCCCCGGCGCGGGAGACGCTGGGCGGGGCGCTGGCCGTCGCCGCCGACGTTCCCGGGCGCGCGGGAGACGCCCTGGCCGCGGCGGCACGCGAGGCGTTCACCGACGGGATGCGGGGCGCCGCGATCGGGGCGGCGCTGCTGCTCCTCGCCGCGGCGGGCCTGGCGGCGAGGGGGCTGCGGCACATCCGGGTGCGCCCGGAGGCGGAGACGGCAGACGCCGGAGCGACTGACCGACTCAGCCCGCTTGGGGGCGCCCCCTCCGGGGGAGTTTGA
- a CDS encoding TetR/AcrR family transcriptional regulator, whose amino-acid sequence MGHREDLLEGAKRCLLAKGFVRTTARDIVKESGTNLASIGYHYGSKAALLAQAYVALVEDMGDAFEGDATVFDTEPGSVERFQQVWSNIVATMKEPGSVWRLSMEVLALGDRLPEVREHLGAAQREAGRGVIPLLMGGREEDVSDAEAETLGMFYVTLMTGLIAQWTFDPKTAPDGERLADGLRQVVEAATRAAGDAP is encoded by the coding sequence ATGGGACACCGTGAGGATCTGCTCGAAGGCGCCAAGCGCTGCCTGCTCGCCAAGGGGTTCGTACGCACGACGGCCCGCGACATCGTCAAGGAGTCCGGGACCAACCTGGCGTCCATCGGCTACCACTACGGTTCGAAGGCCGCCCTGCTCGCCCAGGCCTACGTGGCGCTGGTCGAGGACATGGGCGACGCCTTCGAGGGCGACGCGACCGTGTTCGACACCGAGCCCGGCTCCGTGGAGCGGTTCCAGCAGGTGTGGTCGAACATCGTCGCCACCATGAAGGAGCCGGGCTCGGTATGGCGCCTCAGCATGGAGGTCCTCGCCCTCGGCGACCGGCTCCCCGAGGTCCGCGAGCACCTCGGGGCGGCGCAGCGTGAGGCCGGACGCGGTGTGATCCCGCTGCTGATGGGCGGCCGGGAGGAGGACGTCTCCGACGCGGAGGCCGAGACCCTCGGCATGTTCTACGTGACCCTGATGACGGGCCTGATCGCCCAGTGGACGTTCGACCCGAAGACCGCGCCCGACGGCGAGCGGCTGGCCGACGGCCTGCGCCAGGTGGTCGAGGCGGCCACTAGGGCCGCAGGCGACGCGCCTTGA
- a CDS encoding proline dehydrogenase family protein: protein MLGPVILAASRSDRMRRLVSAAPVTKPVVDRFIPGETVDQIVPIVRELTDQGLELTMDVVGEDITTPAQAEAARDAYLELIDRLKSLELGTRAEMSVKLSMFGQALPSPTTALNGGASGPEAAFHGGHELALGNVRPVVEAAAEIGTTVTLDAEDHTTLDSMFAIHEELRKDFPQTGCVIQAYLFRTEADARRLADSGSRVRLVKGAYKEPAEVAYQQRHEIDKAYVRILRTLMEGEGYPMIGSHDPRLISIGQELARTAGRKLDEYEFQMLYGIRGDEHLRLAAEGHRMRVYTAYGTDWYGYFMRRLAEKPANLRFFARSMVSKG from the coding sequence GTGCTGGGTCCCGTGATTCTCGCCGCGTCGCGCAGCGACCGGATGCGTCGTCTTGTGTCTGCCGCGCCCGTGACGAAGCCGGTCGTCGACCGGTTCATCCCCGGCGAGACGGTCGACCAGATCGTGCCGATCGTCCGGGAGCTGACCGATCAGGGCCTGGAGCTGACGATGGACGTCGTCGGCGAGGACATCACCACCCCCGCGCAGGCCGAGGCCGCCCGTGACGCGTACCTGGAGCTGATCGACCGGCTCAAGTCCCTGGAGCTGGGCACCCGCGCCGAGATGTCGGTGAAGCTCTCCATGTTCGGCCAGGCCCTCCCGTCGCCCACCACCGCCCTCAACGGAGGGGCCTCCGGCCCCGAAGCCGCATTCCACGGGGGCCACGAGCTGGCCCTGGGCAATGTCCGCCCGGTCGTCGAGGCCGCCGCCGAGATCGGCACCACCGTCACCCTCGACGCGGAGGACCACACCACCCTCGACTCGATGTTCGCCATCCACGAGGAGCTGCGGAAGGATTTCCCGCAGACCGGCTGCGTCATCCAGGCCTACCTCTTCCGCACGGAGGCCGACGCGCGCCGCCTCGCCGACAGCGGCTCTCGCGTACGGTTGGTCAAGGGCGCCTACAAGGAGCCCGCAGAGGTCGCGTACCAGCAGCGCCACGAGATCGACAAGGCGTACGTCCGCATCCTGCGCACCCTGATGGAGGGCGAGGGCTACCCGATGATCGGGTCCCACGACCCGCGCCTGATCTCCATCGGCCAGGAGCTGGCCCGCACCGCCGGGCGCAAGCTCGACGAGTACGAGTTCCAGATGCTGTACGGCATCCGCGGCGACGAGCACCTGCGGCTCGCCGCCGAGGGCCACCGCATGCGCGTCTACACCGCCTACGGCACCGACTGGTACGGCTACTTCATGCGCCGTCTCGCGGAGAAGCCGGCCAACCTCCGGTTCTTCGCCCGCTCGATGGTGAGCAAGGGCTGA
- the pruA gene encoding L-glutamate gamma-semialdehyde dehydrogenase, producing MDAVTQVPTPVNEPVHGYAPGSPERARLEEKLRHLADNPVDLPCTIGGVKRMGGGERFDVVQPHNHKSRLGTYANATQADAQDAIDAALAAAPAWRAMSFDDRAAIILRAAELLSGPWRETIAASTMLGQSKTAQQAEIDSPCELIDFWRFNVHYARGILAEQPPANSPGVWNRMDHRPLEGFVYAITPFNFSAIAANLPTAPALMGNVVVWKPSPTQTHAAVLLMQLLEEAGLPKGVINLVTGDGIEVSKVALEHRDLAGIHFTGSTKTFQHLWKTVGNNIEKYRTYPRLVGETGGKDFLVAHPSADRAVLKTALTRGAFEYQGQKCSATSRAYIPASIWNDGFKEEFAAEVDYLTMGDVTDLSNFVGAVIDERSFAKNKAVIDRAKADETCTIVAGGSYDDSVGYFVRPTVVECTDPENEVFRTEYFGPFLAVHVYDDSADGAYDAMLTQMESVSDYALTGSVVSNDRAAAAYTMEKLRYAAGNFYINDKSTGAVVGQQPFGGGRASGTNDKAGAPQNLMRWTLTRAIKETLVAPTDYTYPHMG from the coding sequence ATGGACGCTGTGACCCAGGTCCCCACGCCCGTCAACGAGCCGGTGCACGGCTACGCCCCCGGTTCCCCGGAGCGCGCCCGTCTGGAGGAGAAGCTCCGACACCTCGCCGACAACCCGGTTGATCTGCCCTGCACCATCGGCGGTGTGAAGCGGATGGGCGGCGGTGAGCGCTTCGACGTCGTGCAGCCGCACAACCACAAGTCCCGCCTGGGCACCTACGCCAACGCCACGCAGGCGGACGCCCAGGACGCGATCGACGCCGCCCTGGCCGCGGCCCCCGCGTGGCGGGCGATGTCCTTCGACGACCGCGCGGCGATCATCCTGCGCGCCGCCGAGCTGCTGTCCGGACCCTGGCGCGAGACCATCGCCGCCTCCACCATGCTCGGCCAGTCCAAGACCGCCCAGCAGGCCGAGATCGACAGCCCCTGCGAGCTGATCGACTTCTGGCGCTTCAACGTCCACTACGCCCGGGGCATCCTGGCCGAGCAGCCCCCGGCCAACTCCCCGGGCGTGTGGAACCGCATGGACCACCGCCCGCTGGAGGGCTTCGTCTACGCGATCACGCCCTTCAACTTCAGCGCGATCGCGGCGAACCTGCCCACCGCCCCCGCCCTGATGGGCAACGTGGTGGTCTGGAAGCCGTCCCCGACGCAGACCCACGCCGCCGTGCTGCTCATGCAGCTCCTGGAGGAGGCCGGGCTGCCCAAGGGCGTCATCAACCTCGTCACCGGCGACGGCATCGAGGTGTCCAAGGTCGCCCTGGAGCACCGGGACCTCGCGGGCATCCACTTCACCGGCTCGACCAAGACCTTCCAGCACCTGTGGAAGACGGTCGGCAACAACATCGAGAAGTACCGCACCTACCCGCGCCTGGTCGGCGAGACCGGCGGCAAGGACTTCCTCGTCGCCCACCCCAGCGCCGACCGCGCCGTGCTCAAGACCGCGCTGACCCGCGGTGCCTTCGAGTACCAGGGCCAGAAGTGCAGCGCCACCTCCCGCGCGTACATCCCGGCGTCCATCTGGAACGACGGGTTCAAGGAGGAGTTCGCCGCCGAGGTCGACTACCTCACCATGGGTGACGTCACCGACCTGTCGAACTTCGTCGGCGCCGTCATCGACGAGCGGTCCTTCGCCAAGAACAAGGCCGTCATCGACCGCGCCAAGGCGGACGAGACCTGCACGATCGTCGCGGGCGGCTCCTACGACGACTCGGTCGGCTACTTCGTCCGCCCGACCGTCGTCGAGTGCACCGACCCGGAGAACGAGGTCTTCCGCACCGAGTACTTCGGCCCGTTCCTCGCCGTGCACGTGTACGACGACAGCGCCGACGGCGCGTACGACGCGATGCTGACCCAGATGGAGTCGGTCTCCGACTACGCCCTCACCGGCTCGGTCGTCTCGAACGACCGCGCGGCGGCGGCGTACACGATGGAGAAGCTGCGCTACGCGGCCGGCAACTTCTACATCAACGACAAGTCGACCGGCGCCGTCGTCGGCCAGCAGCCCTTCGGCGGCGGCCGTGCCTCCGGCACCAACGACAAGGCCGGTGCCCCGCAGAACCTGATGCGCTGGACGCTGACCCGCGCCATCAAGGAGACGCTGGTCGCGCCGACCGACTACACGTACCCGCACATGGGCTGA
- a CDS encoding 3-isopropylmalate dehydrogenase codes for MSRSLNLAVIPGDGIGREVVAEGLKVLSAVLPQDVKLETKEFDFGARRYHATGETLTDADLDALKGHDAILLGAIGDPSVPSGVLERGFLLKLRFAFDHHVNLRPSRLLPGVATPLAGQPEIDFVVVREGTEGPYTGNGGTIRKGTEHEVATEVSVNTAYGVERVVRDAFARAQARPRKKLALIHKNNVLTFAGHLWTNVFNKVAAEYPEVTTEYMHVDAATIYLVTQPERFDVIVTDNLFGDIITDLAAAVSGGIGVAASGNINPSGDFPSMFEPVHGSAPDIAGQGKADPTATVLSVALLLRHLGHEDEAARIEDAVSADLGARGDLPARSTSEIGDALAVRVAG; via the coding sequence ATGTCTCGCAGCCTCAATCTCGCAGTGATCCCCGGTGACGGCATCGGCCGGGAGGTCGTGGCCGAAGGCCTGAAGGTCCTCTCCGCCGTCCTTCCGCAGGATGTGAAGCTGGAGACCAAGGAGTTCGACTTCGGCGCCCGCCGCTACCACGCCACCGGTGAGACCCTCACCGACGCCGACCTCGACGCCCTCAAGGGCCACGACGCCATCCTGCTCGGCGCGATCGGCGACCCCTCGGTACCGTCCGGCGTCCTGGAGCGCGGCTTCCTGCTCAAGCTCCGCTTCGCCTTCGACCACCACGTCAACCTGCGCCCGAGCAGGCTCCTGCCCGGCGTCGCCACCCCCCTCGCCGGCCAGCCCGAGATCGACTTCGTCGTCGTCCGCGAGGGCACCGAGGGCCCCTACACCGGCAACGGCGGCACCATCCGCAAGGGCACCGAGCACGAGGTCGCCACCGAGGTCTCCGTCAACACGGCCTACGGCGTCGAGCGCGTCGTCCGCGACGCCTTCGCCCGCGCCCAGGCCCGCCCCCGCAAGAAGCTGGCGCTGATCCACAAGAACAACGTGCTCACCTTCGCGGGCCACCTGTGGACGAACGTGTTCAACAAGGTGGCCGCCGAGTACCCCGAGGTCACCACCGAGTACATGCACGTCGACGCGGCGACGATCTACCTCGTCACCCAGCCCGAGCGCTTCGACGTGATCGTCACCGACAACCTCTTCGGCGACATCATCACCGACCTCGCCGCGGCCGTCTCCGGCGGCATCGGCGTCGCCGCCAGCGGGAACATCAACCCGTCCGGCGACTTCCCCTCGATGTTCGAGCCGGTCCACGGCTCCGCGCCCGACATCGCCGGCCAGGGCAAGGCCGACCCCACCGCCACGGTCCTGTCCGTCGCCCTGCTGCTGCGCCACCTCGGCCACGAGGACGAGGCGGCCCGCATCGAGGACGCCGTCTCCGCCGACCTCGGCGCCCGCGGCGACCTCCCCGCCCGGAGCACCTCCGAGATCGGCGACGCACTCGCCGTACGCGTAGCCGGCTGA
- a CDS encoding branched-chain amino acid aminotransferase: protein MTTPTIELKPSAHPLSDAERQAILANPGFGRHFTDHMVTIKWTEGRGWHDGRLVPYAPLSLDPATMVLHYAQEIFEGLKAYRRPDGSVATFRPEKNGARFQASARRLGMPELPVDTFIEACDALVGQDEKWVPAHGGEESLYLRPFMIATEVGLGVKPANEYLFIVIASPAGAYFPGGVKPVSIWVSEDRVRAVPGGMGDAKTGGNYAASLLAQAEAAAKGCDQVCYLDANERKWVEELGGMNLYFVYGDRIVTPSLTGSILEGVTRDSLLTVARDLGYEAEEGRVSVDQWQRDSENGTLTEVFACGTAAVITPVGTVKRTGTEWQQSGGEPGEVTQRLRDALLDIQRGTAEDKHGWMHTLA, encoded by the coding sequence ATGACGACGCCCACGATCGAGCTCAAGCCCTCCGCCCACCCGCTCTCCGACGCGGAGCGGCAGGCGATTCTGGCCAACCCCGGGTTCGGCCGCCACTTCACCGACCACATGGTGACGATCAAGTGGACCGAGGGCCGCGGCTGGCACGACGGCCGGCTCGTTCCGTACGCCCCGCTCTCCCTCGACCCGGCCACCATGGTCCTGCACTACGCGCAGGAGATCTTCGAGGGGCTCAAGGCATACCGCCGGCCCGACGGGTCCGTCGCCACCTTCCGCCCGGAGAAGAACGGCGCCCGCTTCCAGGCCTCCGCCCGCCGCCTCGGCATGCCCGAGCTTCCGGTGGACACCTTCATCGAGGCGTGCGACGCGCTGGTCGGGCAGGACGAGAAGTGGGTCCCGGCGCACGGCGGCGAGGAGTCCCTCTACCTGCGCCCCTTCATGATCGCCACCGAGGTCGGCCTGGGCGTCAAGCCGGCCAACGAGTACCTCTTCATCGTCATCGCCTCCCCGGCCGGCGCCTACTTCCCCGGCGGCGTCAAGCCGGTCTCCATCTGGGTCTCCGAGGACCGCGTCCGCGCCGTCCCCGGCGGCATGGGCGACGCCAAGACCGGCGGCAACTACGCGGCCTCCCTGCTCGCCCAGGCCGAGGCCGCCGCCAAGGGCTGCGACCAGGTCTGCTACCTCGACGCCAACGAGCGCAAGTGGGTCGAGGAGCTGGGCGGCATGAACCTGTACTTCGTCTACGGCGACAGGATCGTCACCCCCTCGCTCACCGGCTCCATCCTGGAGGGCGTCACCCGCGACTCGCTCCTCACCGTCGCCCGCGACCTCGGCTACGAGGCCGAGGAGGGCCGCGTCTCCGTCGACCAGTGGCAGCGCGACTCGGAGAACGGCACCCTCACCGAGGTCTTCGCCTGCGGCACCGCCGCCGTGATCACACCGGTCGGCACGGTCAAGCGGACCGGCACCGAGTGGCAGCAGAGCGGGGGCGAGCCGGGCGAGGTGACGCAGCGGCTGCGCGACGCACTGCTCGACATCCAGCGCGGCACCGCCGAGGACAAGCACGGCTGGATGCACACCCTGGCCTGA
- the cimA gene encoding citramalate synthase has protein sequence MTATSELDDSFHVFDTTLRDGAQREGINLTVADKLAIARHLDDFGVGFIEGGWPGANPRDTEFFARARQEIDFRHAQLVAFGATRRAGAKAAEDHQVKALLDSGAEVITLVAKSHDRHVELALRTTLDENLAMVADTVSHLKAQGRRVFVDCEHFFDGYRANPEYAKSVVRTASEAGADVVILCDTNGGMLPAQIQAVVATVLADTGARLGIHAQDDTGCAVANTLAAVDAGATHVQCTANGYGERVGNANLFPVVAALELKYGMQVLPEGRLREMTRISHAVAEVVNLTPSTHQPYVGVSAFAHKAGLHASAIKVDPDLYQHIDPELVGNTMRMLVSDMAGRASIELKGRELGIDLGGDRELVGRVVERVKERELAGYTYEAADASFELLLRAEAEGRPLKYFDVESWRSIAEDRPDGSHANEATVKLWAKGERIVATAEGNGPVNALDRALRVALEKLYPELAKLDLVDYKVRILEGVHGTQSTTRVLISTSDGTGEWATVGVAENVIAASWQALVDAYAYGLLRAGVAPAE, from the coding sequence ATGACCGCAACCAGCGAACTCGACGATTCGTTCCACGTCTTCGACACCACCCTGCGCGACGGCGCGCAGCGCGAGGGCATCAACCTCACGGTCGCGGACAAGCTGGCCATCGCACGGCACCTGGACGACTTCGGGGTGGGCTTCATCGAGGGCGGCTGGCCCGGCGCCAACCCCCGGGACACCGAGTTCTTCGCCCGGGCCCGGCAGGAGATCGACTTCCGCCACGCCCAGCTGGTCGCCTTCGGCGCCACCCGCCGCGCGGGCGCGAAGGCAGCCGAGGACCACCAGGTCAAGGCACTGCTCGACTCCGGCGCCGAGGTGATCACCCTGGTCGCCAAGTCGCACGACCGGCACGTCGAGCTGGCCCTGCGCACCACGCTCGACGAGAACCTCGCCATGGTCGCGGACACGGTCTCCCACCTCAAGGCGCAGGGCCGCCGGGTCTTCGTCGACTGCGAGCACTTCTTCGACGGCTACCGCGCCAACCCCGAGTACGCGAAGTCGGTCGTGCGCACCGCCTCCGAGGCCGGTGCCGACGTCGTCATCCTGTGCGACACCAACGGCGGCATGCTCCCGGCGCAGATCCAGGCCGTCGTCGCCACGGTGCTCGCCGACACCGGCGCCCGGCTCGGCATCCACGCCCAGGACGACACCGGCTGCGCCGTCGCCAACACCCTCGCCGCCGTCGACGCGGGCGCGACCCACGTCCAGTGCACGGCCAACGGCTACGGCGAGCGCGTCGGCAACGCCAACCTGTTCCCGGTCGTGGCCGCCCTGGAGCTGAAGTACGGCATGCAGGTCCTGCCCGAGGGCAGGCTGCGCGAGATGACGAGGATCTCCCACGCCGTCGCCGAGGTCGTCAACCTCACCCCCTCCACGCACCAGCCCTACGTGGGCGTCTCCGCCTTCGCGCACAAGGCCGGACTGCACGCCTCCGCGATCAAGGTCGACCCGGACCTGTACCAGCACATCGACCCCGAGCTGGTCGGCAACACCATGCGGATGCTGGTCTCCGACATGGCGGGACGCGCCTCCATCGAGCTGAAGGGCAGGGAACTCGGCATCGACCTCGGCGGTGACCGGGAACTGGTCGGCCGGGTCGTGGAGCGCGTCAAGGAGCGCGAGCTGGCCGGCTACACGTACGAGGCCGCGGACGCGAGCTTCGAGCTGCTGCTGCGCGCCGAGGCCGAGGGCAGGCCGCTCAAGTACTTCGACGTCGAGTCCTGGCGCTCGATCGCCGAGGACCGGCCCGACGGCAGCCACGCCAACGAGGCCACGGTCAAGCTCTGGGCCAAGGGCGAGCGCATCGTCGCGACCGCCGAGGGCAACGGCCCGGTCAACGCCCTGGACCGCGCCCTGCGGGTCGCGCTGGAGAAGCTCTACCCGGAGCTGGCCAAGCTCGACCTGGTCGACTACAAGGTGCGCATCCTGGAGGGTGTGCACGGCACCCAGTCCACGACCCGGGTCCTCATCTCCACGTCGGACGGCACGGGGGAGTGGGCCACGGTGGGCGTCGCGGAGAACGTCATCGCCGCCTCGTGGCAGGCACTGGTGGACGCCTACGCGTACGGACTGCTGCGGGCGGGGGTCGCGCCCGCCGAGTGA